Proteins from a genomic interval of Oceanispirochaeta crateris:
- the mobA gene encoding molybdenum cofactor guanylyltransferase: MISLKTKAGPFVTAGILTGGGSRRFGQDKALYPWKGQTLLEWTLQGAAYMTDKTYLLAKSPEAYLYTGLPVLEDSSSESTPLNGILSVIPYVKDWLLLLACDIPFFDSKVLEALWESRSRNEATILRLAGKYQPFLSLYPDTVLPLWAEAFHSGEYQLQKVIEGMPKIVLEEENLLLRGIRPECFSNINSPTDLEKLPL; encoded by the coding sequence ATGATAAGTCTCAAGACAAAAGCGGGGCCCTTCGTCACCGCGGGAATCCTCACGGGAGGGGGAAGTCGCCGTTTTGGGCAGGATAAGGCCTTGTATCCCTGGAAAGGACAGACACTTTTAGAGTGGACACTACAGGGAGCCGCTTATATGACGGATAAAACGTATCTTCTGGCGAAGAGTCCAGAGGCTTATCTCTATACGGGCCTCCCCGTTTTAGAAGATTCATCTTCCGAATCTACTCCCCTCAACGGGATTCTCTCGGTCATCCCCTATGTGAAGGATTGGCTTCTTCTTTTGGCCTGTGATATCCCTTTTTTCGACTCCAAAGTCCTGGAAGCCCTTTGGGAATCCAGAAGCCGGAATGAGGCGACCATCCTCCGCTTAGCCGGAAAGTATCAGCCCTTTTTGAGCTTGTATCCTGATACGGTTCTGCCTCTGTGGGCTGAAGCTTTTCACTCTGGAGAGTATCAGCTGCAGAAGGTCATTGAGGGGATGCCCAAAATTGTTCTGGAGGAGGAAAATTTACTTTTGAGAGGCATCAGGCCCGAATGCTTTTCCAATATAAACAGCCCCACCGACCTGGAAAAACTGCCTCTATGA
- the fdhD gene encoding formate dehydrogenase accessory sulfurtransferase FdhD, which translates to MIIKEVSIVRYNHGRPERRPDRVICENWLSLYLNGTLLREIPVTNRDIPDLVTGILCTEGYLKSKELPQIMLEGSICRVSLEGNIQVKTQRDLVDCASTRVELDENIQPLRQGSPRTADDILSLVAEFQKIPSVYHETGGVHMAAFAQDQIEYWADDISRRNAVDKVIGKGYSGHVDFYQGLIITSGRISSDLILRMVHMGIPMIVSISAPTDRALFLAESYGVTVCGFARGLRMNIYTHEERVDTVSKGH; encoded by the coding sequence ATGATTATAAAAGAGGTCTCAATTGTCCGATATAATCATGGCCGTCCGGAAAGAAGGCCCGATAGGGTTATTTGTGAAAACTGGTTGTCCCTTTACCTGAATGGAACGCTCCTTCGGGAAATCCCGGTGACAAACCGGGATATTCCTGATCTGGTCACAGGAATTCTGTGTACAGAAGGCTATTTGAAATCAAAAGAACTCCCACAGATCATGCTGGAAGGTTCCATCTGCCGGGTCTCTCTGGAGGGAAACATTCAGGTCAAAACTCAGAGGGATCTTGTAGACTGCGCTTCCACACGGGTCGAGTTGGATGAGAACATTCAACCACTACGGCAGGGATCGCCTAGAACAGCCGATGATATTCTCTCTTTGGTTGCAGAATTTCAAAAAATTCCCTCGGTGTATCATGAGACCGGAGGGGTACACATGGCCGCCTTTGCCCAGGATCAAATTGAGTATTGGGCGGACGATATCAGTCGAAGGAATGCTGTGGACAAGGTGATCGGGAAGGGGTATTCAGGACATGTGGATTTTTATCAGGGATTGATCATCACATCCGGACGGATCTCATCGGATTTGATCTTGCGGATGGTCCACATGGGCATTCCCATGATTGTTTCAATCTCTGCCCCGACGGACAGGGCTTTATTTTTGGCCGAATCCTATGGTGTTACCGTCTGCGGTTTTGCCCGGGGACTGAGGATGAATATTTACACCCATGAAGAGAGGGTGGACACGGTTTCTAAAGGCCATTAG
- a CDS encoding U32 family peptidase, producing MSRKFNGRSLELLAPAGTFDIYKSIIQSGCDAVYCGGQVLNMRMIRKGYNFSHEELKEAVQLAGEAGKKVYITVNSLIDDKEISQAEDYLGFLEEIQPHAIIVQDATILGVVKKMGLTLPLHSSVMMNVHNIEMIRFLERYGVEKVVLSREMSLQQVRLLAEQTDVELEYFTHGDMCVTHGSQCLYSSYLFGMSSNRGRCLKPCRWSYSREGHEDDKPFPLAVKDLNLYSHLGDMILAGVSSFKIEGRMRQKDFILSLVNRYGEALDRFLDDPLGGARADEADMDEFKKRDYSTAYAFGNPGMANINTRGEGSGQFYSTGKMFSLPTAEKEIPLSGSGKDVPLQTIDESLKMTVRVNTADQARLALGCGANRIYLTTEPFAPERPISFRELGALSRECHLQGCELFLALPRMTNGEQNDLIRSYFQKNPPVKGVLACHAGVFELIDSKKYGIICDTGMNLYNAGAVEFYTSVGATGWTSSLELPFDSLVSLPQEVKSRDCSSSGEVVLHGLPGVMYMDHDISGNREDCIELNTPVSRLTVRRDWWDRYHLIPHKELSLLPLLPELVNGGYRFFRLELQAYTLSDSETIMKAYRQALDEPSRAPEIFNALKPCSGGYTYGAHQF from the coding sequence ATGAGTCGAAAATTTAACGGAAGATCCCTGGAGCTGTTGGCTCCGGCGGGCACATTTGATATTTATAAATCTATCATCCAAAGCGGCTGTGACGCTGTGTATTGTGGTGGCCAGGTTCTCAATATGAGGATGATACGAAAAGGGTATAACTTCAGTCATGAAGAACTGAAAGAGGCTGTTCAACTCGCCGGAGAAGCGGGAAAGAAAGTTTATATAACGGTCAATAGTCTCATCGATGACAAGGAAATTTCCCAGGCCGAAGATTATTTGGGCTTTTTGGAAGAGATTCAGCCCCATGCCATCATCGTGCAGGATGCTACAATCCTGGGAGTCGTAAAAAAGATGGGGCTTACTCTCCCGCTTCATTCTTCGGTGATGATGAATGTTCATAATATTGAAATGATCCGCTTTCTGGAACGGTATGGTGTGGAGAAAGTGGTTCTCTCCCGAGAAATGTCCCTTCAGCAAGTCAGACTGTTGGCGGAGCAGACTGATGTGGAACTGGAGTATTTTACCCATGGCGATATGTGTGTGACCCATGGTTCCCAATGCCTCTACAGCTCCTATCTTTTCGGAATGTCCAGCAATCGCGGCCGCTGCCTCAAGCCCTGCCGCTGGTCCTATTCCCGGGAAGGACATGAGGATGACAAACCCTTTCCCCTGGCGGTGAAGGATTTGAATCTTTACAGTCATCTGGGAGACATGATTCTCGCCGGTGTTTCTTCCTTCAAGATAGAGGGGAGGATGCGGCAAAAGGACTTCATTCTGAGTTTGGTCAACCGGTATGGAGAGGCTCTGGACCGGTTTCTGGATGATCCTCTGGGGGGAGCCCGGGCGGATGAGGCAGATATGGACGAGTTCAAGAAACGAGATTACTCCACGGCCTATGCCTTTGGAAATCCCGGTATGGCAAACATCAATACCAGGGGGGAGGGGTCCGGGCAGTTTTACTCGACAGGTAAGATGTTCAGCCTTCCTACTGCCGAAAAAGAGATCCCTCTATCAGGTTCCGGGAAGGACGTTCCCCTTCAGACAATTGATGAATCCCTTAAAATGACCGTCCGGGTGAATACGGCTGACCAGGCTCGGTTGGCTCTAGGCTGCGGTGCCAACAGAATCTATCTCACCACAGAACCCTTTGCTCCTGAAAGACCCATTTCCTTTCGGGAATTAGGGGCGCTCTCCAGGGAGTGTCATCTTCAGGGATGTGAGCTCTTTCTAGCCCTTCCCAGGATGACGAATGGGGAGCAAAATGACCTGATCCGGTCTTATTTTCAAAAGAATCCTCCCGTAAAGGGAGTGCTCGCCTGTCATGCCGGTGTATTTGAACTCATTGATTCCAAAAAGTACGGGATCATCTGTGATACAGGAATGAATCTGTATAATGCCGGAGCGGTAGAGTTTTATACCTCAGTGGGAGCCACTGGCTGGACTTCATCTCTGGAATTGCCTTTTGATTCTCTGGTCAGCCTGCCGCAAGAGGTGAAATCCAGAGACTGCTCTAGCTCTGGTGAAGTTGTGCTGCATGGTCTCCCCGGCGTGATGTATATGGATCATGATATCAGCGGTAATCGCGAGGACTGCATCGAACTGAATACTCCGGTTTCCAGGCTGACAGTCCGCCGGGACTGGTGGGACAGATATCATCTGATTCCTCATAAGGAACTCAGCCTCCTGCCGCTTTTGCCCGAACTGGTGAACGGCGGCTACAGATTCTTCCGTTTGGAGCTTCAGGCCTACACTCTGTCCGATTCAGAAACCATTATGAAGGCCTATCGGCAGGCATTGGATGAACCCTCCAGAGCCCCCGAAATCTTCAATGCATTGAAACCCTGTTCAGGAGGATATACTTATGGCGCTCATCAATTCTGA
- a CDS encoding aspartate aminotransferase family protein — MALINSDYSGPEKILEKKKDFLMPCSYHFYKNPPQLVKGKGATLFDSKGKEYTDFFAGVSVMSCGHCNDLINKRVMDQLQTLQHTTSIYLTQPVVDLAEQLASVLPGNLRRSFFCNSGSEANEGAMLLARVYTGKKEFIALDGSLHGRTFLSSGANGIPMWRTDPFCDEVPVHFASSSEDVKKIMEEKGDRIAALLVEPIQGNGGIRPLPSDFFTSLRPMMKEKKILLICDEIQTGFARTGKMFAIEHYGVQPDILTGAKALGNGFPIGFFASTDAIASTFTKPSASTLGGNPVSCQAGLGVLEFIRKENLIEQARIKGEQLKKGLLEISRDCPFLGEPRGFGLMLGLPVSSYQDMDGAERCDLILEEMKDRGFLIGKNGLGRDVLAFQPPLVISSEMISLMLENLKKTVRK, encoded by the coding sequence ATGGCGCTCATCAATTCTGATTATTCTGGTCCTGAGAAAATTCTTGAAAAGAAAAAAGACTTTCTTATGCCCTGTTCCTATCATTTTTATAAAAATCCACCCCAGCTTGTGAAGGGCAAGGGAGCTACTCTTTTTGACAGCAAAGGGAAGGAATACACCGACTTTTTTGCCGGCGTCTCTGTCATGAGTTGTGGCCATTGCAATGATTTGATTAACAAACGGGTGATGGACCAGCTTCAAACATTGCAGCACACCACATCTATCTATCTGACTCAGCCCGTGGTGGATCTGGCGGAGCAGCTGGCATCGGTTTTGCCGGGAAATCTGAGGCGCAGCTTTTTCTGCAACTCGGGTTCGGAGGCCAATGAAGGGGCAATGCTTTTGGCCAGGGTTTATACGGGTAAAAAAGAATTTATTGCCCTGGACGGGAGCCTTCATGGGAGAACTTTCCTCAGTTCTGGTGCCAATGGTATCCCCATGTGGAGGACTGACCCCTTCTGTGATGAAGTTCCCGTACATTTTGCATCTTCTTCGGAAGATGTTAAGAAAATTATGGAAGAAAAGGGAGACAGAATTGCCGCACTGCTGGTTGAACCTATTCAGGGGAATGGCGGAATCCGGCCTCTTCCTTCTGATTTTTTTACATCCCTCCGCCCAATGATGAAAGAAAAAAAGATCCTTTTGATCTGTGATGAAATCCAGACGGGTTTTGCCCGAACCGGGAAAATGTTCGCCATTGAACATTATGGTGTTCAGCCGGATATTCTGACAGGCGCCAAAGCTCTGGGAAACGGGTTTCCCATTGGCTTTTTTGCCTCAACCGATGCCATTGCCTCCACTTTTACCAAGCCTTCAGCCTCCACATTGGGGGGAAACCCTGTCTCCTGTCAGGCTGGTTTGGGAGTCTTGGAATTTATCAGGAAAGAAAATCTGATTGAACAGGCTCGGATAAAGGGTGAACAGTTGAAAAAGGGACTCCTGGAGATCAGCCGGGACTGCCCCTTCTTGGGGGAACCCCGGGGATTCGGGCTGATGCTGGGGCTTCCCGTATCCTCATATCAGGATATGGACGGAGCTGAGCGTTGCGATCTGATTCTGGAGGAGATGAAAGATAGGGGATTTCTCATCGGTAAAAACGGGTTGGGCCGGGATGTTCTCGCCTTTCAGCCTCCTTTGGTGATCAGTTCAGAGATGATCAGTCTCATGCTTGAAAATTTAAAAAAAACAGTCAGGAAGTAA
- a CDS encoding ABC transporter substrate-binding protein, with protein MKKLLILLFGFTLVFMAAASGQNESSEETRSIRIGVMPDAGALPLFLMDNVEPVPFMSAKERDTAMQIGELDGIMTDLVSVVSFGQKGMPQKVLTITESRFMIVAHPEFDDNSLWSIGLSDNTVIEFMVDQMAGEREIEKVSIPQVPVRMEMLGNGKIPLACLTDAMAWPLLSRGFPIVVDQADTGLEPAVLAFSESFVQDHPQELSDFRDQWDEAVSQINADPDRYRSLLLDKIRLPDDPENPYPVPHFRPVILPPVDTVSSVLQWFEAKYGLEHSVSYEDIIISQGN; from the coding sequence ATGAAAAAACTATTGATACTCTTATTTGGTTTCACTTTGGTGTTTATGGCCGCCGCCTCAGGGCAGAATGAATCTTCTGAAGAAACGAGGAGTATTCGAATTGGCGTGATGCCCGATGCGGGTGCGCTTCCTCTTTTTCTGATGGACAATGTGGAACCCGTGCCATTTATGAGTGCCAAGGAACGGGATACCGCCATGCAGATAGGCGAACTGGATGGAATCATGACAGACCTTGTCTCTGTTGTCTCCTTCGGTCAGAAGGGGATGCCCCAGAAGGTTCTCACCATCACTGAGAGCCGTTTTATGATCGTTGCTCATCCCGAATTCGATGACAATTCCCTCTGGAGCATAGGGCTCTCGGATAATACGGTTATTGAGTTTATGGTGGATCAGATGGCGGGAGAACGTGAGATTGAGAAGGTCTCCATACCCCAGGTTCCTGTTCGGATGGAAATGCTGGGGAACGGTAAGATTCCTCTGGCCTGTTTAACCGATGCCATGGCCTGGCCTCTCCTGAGCCGGGGATTCCCAATTGTCGTGGATCAGGCCGACACAGGACTGGAACCAGCAGTTCTTGCCTTCTCTGAAAGCTTTGTTCAGGATCATCCCCAAGAGCTGAGTGACTTTCGGGATCAGTGGGATGAGGCTGTGAGTCAAATCAATGCTGACCCCGATCGATACCGATCTCTTCTTCTGGATAAAATACGTCTTCCCGATGATCCTGAGAATCCCTATCCGGTGCCTCACTTTCGCCCTGTGATACTCCCTCCTGTCGATACGGTTTCCAGTGTACTTCAATGGTTTGAAGCCAAATATGGGCTGGAACATTCTGTCAGCTATGAAGATATTATAATTTCACAAGGGAATTGA
- a CDS encoding menaquinone biosynthesis decarboxylase translates to MSYKNLQDFIARLEKEGELKRISAPVSPKLEISEITDRVSKQSGPALLFENVEGSDFPVLINAMGSYRRMAMALGASTLDEKAAELEELMDWAFSQMRRLDVMSFFPKIKWARLFLPHRVLKAPCQQVVDHNPDLSTLPVLTCWPGDGGPFFTLPLVITKDPETGSQNMGMYRMQVYDKNTTGMHWHHHKDGAHYFHKYKERGERMPVAVALGDDPAVTYAATAPLPEGISELFFAGYLRGKPVETVKCITSDLQVPAQAEFILEGYVDPEEPLRREGPFGDHTGYYSLEDDYPVFHVTCITRRKKPVFPATIVGQPPMEDCYIAKATERIFLPLLKKMVPEMVDMNLPLEGVFHNCAIISIHKRYAGQVQKVLNSIWGMGQMMYTKMIIVVDHDVDVQNLSHVMWKVFNNIDAERDLIMSQGALDALDHASPRSRFGTRLGVDATRKGPLDGHEREWPEDIVMSEDVKKQVDLRWKELGFE, encoded by the coding sequence ATGTCTTATAAAAATTTGCAGGATTTTATAGCCCGGCTTGAAAAGGAAGGGGAGTTGAAAAGAATCAGCGCCCCGGTCAGTCCAAAGCTGGAGATAAGTGAAATTACCGATAGGGTGAGTAAGCAGAGCGGTCCTGCTTTGCTCTTCGAAAATGTTGAGGGGTCGGATTTTCCGGTTCTGATCAATGCCATGGGCAGTTACCGGCGTATGGCCATGGCTCTAGGAGCTTCGACTCTGGATGAAAAAGCGGCGGAGCTGGAAGAGCTCATGGATTGGGCTTTCTCTCAGATGCGCCGCTTGGATGTGATGAGCTTTTTCCCTAAGATCAAATGGGCCCGCCTTTTTCTGCCCCACAGGGTTTTAAAAGCACCCTGTCAGCAGGTTGTGGATCATAATCCGGACCTCAGTACCCTTCCCGTTCTCACCTGTTGGCCCGGGGATGGCGGCCCTTTTTTTACCCTGCCACTTGTGATCACGAAAGATCCGGAAACAGGTTCCCAGAACATGGGAATGTACCGTATGCAGGTCTATGATAAAAATACAACGGGCATGCATTGGCATCACCATAAAGACGGGGCCCACTATTTTCACAAATACAAAGAACGGGGGGAGAGGATGCCTGTGGCTGTGGCTCTAGGAGATGATCCCGCCGTCACATACGCCGCAACGGCACCTCTACCAGAGGGTATTTCTGAGTTATTCTTTGCCGGTTATCTTCGGGGAAAACCCGTGGAAACAGTCAAATGCATCACTTCGGATTTGCAGGTACCCGCCCAGGCCGAGTTTATTCTGGAAGGCTACGTCGATCCGGAAGAGCCCCTGCGCCGGGAGGGTCCCTTTGGTGACCATACAGGGTATTACTCCCTGGAAGACGATTATCCCGTGTTTCATGTAACGTGTATCACCCGGAGAAAAAAGCCGGTTTTCCCTGCCACCATTGTCGGTCAGCCTCCCATGGAAGACTGCTATATTGCCAAGGCCACGGAGCGGATTTTTCTGCCTCTCCTCAAAAAGATGGTACCAGAAATGGTCGATATGAACCTGCCCCTGGAAGGTGTTTTTCATAACTGCGCCATTATTTCCATCCACAAGCGTTATGCGGGGCAAGTCCAGAAGGTTTTGAACAGTATCTGGGGAATGGGACAGATGATGTACACCAAGATGATCATCGTTGTGGATCATGATGTGGATGTTCAAAACCTGAGTCATGTCATGTGGAAGGTTTTCAACAATATTGATGCCGAAAGGGATCTGATTATGAGTCAGGGTGCGTTGGATGCCCTGGACCATGCCTCTCCCCGGTCCCGTTTCGGTACCAGGCTGGGGGTGGATGCGACTCGAAAAGGTCCTCTAGACGGGCATGAACGAGAATGGCCCGAAGACATCGTCATGAGTGAAGATGTTAAAAAACAGGTGGATCTCCGATGGAAGGAATTGGGTTTTGAGTAA
- a CDS encoding 4-hydroxybenzoate octaprenyltransferase encodes MEKLRRFIRRETRRGQGISRAVMLEHTLFSLPLAICAFLLESGGRPGFSTVLWILLAVFAARNGANALNRLIDRKIDAENPRTADRDLPSGRVKLRDLWIFTIVCGLLFLFSAAMLNPLCLFLVPLGALLIGGYSFTKRFTWLCHFWLGITCSAAVMGSFLALSGRFEIRYFPLTIAAALWIAGFDIIYALQDIDHDRSHGIHSVPARFGYPGALYIAGMSHGGTLFFLLVNMAFFKVGLWYAAGVVIAALILVAEHILAWKGDVKWIPLASYHLNQILSPVVLLFTVLDIYMPGGLYGL; translated from the coding sequence ATGGAAAAGCTCCGCCGGTTCATCCGCCGGGAAACCCGGCGGGGGCAGGGAATCAGCCGGGCCGTCATGCTGGAGCATACTCTGTTTTCCCTCCCTTTGGCGATTTGTGCTTTTTTACTGGAAAGCGGAGGACGCCCCGGTTTTTCCACTGTCCTCTGGATTCTGCTGGCTGTTTTTGCGGCCCGGAATGGAGCCAATGCTCTTAACCGTCTGATTGATAGAAAAATTGATGCCGAGAACCCCCGCACTGCCGATAGAGATCTGCCCTCGGGACGGGTGAAACTCCGTGATCTGTGGATTTTTACAATCGTCTGCGGCCTGCTTTTCCTTTTCTCTGCGGCTATGCTGAATCCTCTCTGCCTGTTCCTGGTCCCATTGGGAGCCCTGCTCATCGGCGGTTATTCTTTTACTAAACGTTTTACATGGCTCTGTCATTTCTGGCTGGGTATTACCTGTTCTGCCGCTGTTATGGGCAGTTTTCTAGCCCTGAGCGGACGCTTTGAAATCCGCTACTTTCCACTGACAATCGCCGCAGCTCTTTGGATTGCCGGCTTTGATATCATCTATGCCCTTCAGGATATTGATCATGACCGATCTCACGGCATTCACTCTGTACCGGCTCGTTTTGGCTATCCTGGAGCCCTATACATAGCGGGAATGAGTCATGGGGGAACCCTGTTTTTTCTGCTGGTGAACATGGCCTTTTTTAAGGTTGGTCTATGGTATGCCGCGGGAGTCGTTATTGCGGCTCTCATTCTGGTGGCCGAACACATCCTCGCCTGGAAGGGGGATGTAAAATGGATTCCTTTGGCATCCTATCACCTGAATCAGATCCTCTCCCCTGTGGTTCTTCTCTTCACAGTTCTGGATATTTATATGCCGGGAGGCCTGTATGGTCTCTGA
- a CDS encoding UbiX family flavin prenyltransferase, which produces MVSDSTPLILAVTGASGSFYAKALAEKIIKRGLSLHLLISRTAPEVFQKETGSSMDQWLEELSSTGMVTLESLGNLGASISSGSYLTRGMIIAPCSMGTLGRIAAGISGNLIERAADVCLKERRRLVLLTRESPLSAIHLENMLRLTHAGGVIMPPVPAFYTLPKNLSDIVDYTAERVMDMMGLPSEDIPRWSPGGDSEND; this is translated from the coding sequence ATGGTCTCTGATTCTACGCCGCTTATTCTGGCAGTGACAGGAGCCAGCGGTTCCTTTTACGCTAAGGCTCTTGCAGAAAAGATAATTAAGAGGGGTCTTTCTCTCCATCTTTTGATCAGCAGGACTGCCCCCGAAGTATTCCAGAAAGAGACGGGAAGCTCCATGGATCAATGGTTGGAGGAGTTGAGTTCAACGGGGATGGTGACCCTAGAAAGCCTTGGAAACCTGGGGGCTTCTATTTCCAGCGGTTCCTACCTGACCCGGGGAATGATCATTGCTCCCTGCAGTATGGGGACTCTTGGAAGAATTGCCGCTGGAATTTCCGGGAACTTGATAGAGCGGGCAGCGGATGTCTGTCTCAAAGAGAGACGGAGACTGGTCCTGCTGACCCGAGAATCTCCCCTTTCGGCCATTCACCTGGAAAATATGCTCCGCCTCACCCATGCGGGTGGGGTCATCATGCCCCCCGTCCCAGCCTTTTATACCCTTCCCAAGAATCTCAGTGATATTGTGGACTATACGGCCGAACGTGTGATGGATATGATGGGTCTTCCATCGGAGGATATCCCGAGATGGAGTCCAGGAGGCGATTCAGAAAATGATTGA
- a CDS encoding ABC transporter ATP-binding protein: protein MIDFLDTAFSYASDKPVLPGYRDSWETGLIHSLIGPSGCGKSTLLYLMAGLIQPLSGEIHIHGKSPQPGRRETGVILQNHGLFPWKTAWQNLALGLEIRGVKKSVIHEKVRQVVKDLALEGKEHSFPKDMSGGERQRLAIGRSMVSDPDLLLLDEPFSALDAMTRERLQDNLWQLQHKGPSHSCGLTVVLVTHSIEEAVFLSDRIHIMDDQGGIRSLSNKTSGPGSRMDASYFEACVLLRKQFELHSRGKI, encoded by the coding sequence ATGATTGATTTTCTGGATACAGCATTTTCTTATGCGAGTGATAAACCCGTTTTACCCGGTTATCGTGACAGTTGGGAGACGGGGTTGATACATTCTCTTATAGGACCATCGGGCTGTGGTAAGAGTACTCTTCTGTATCTTATGGCTGGTCTGATTCAACCTCTCAGTGGTGAGATTCATATCCATGGGAAGAGCCCTCAACCGGGTAGGAGGGAGACCGGTGTCATTCTGCAAAATCACGGCCTATTCCCCTGGAAAACAGCCTGGCAGAATCTGGCTTTAGGACTTGAAATCCGGGGTGTGAAGAAGAGTGTCATCCATGAGAAGGTCCGTCAGGTTGTTAAAGACCTCGCCCTGGAAGGGAAAGAACACTCCTTTCCAAAAGATATGTCAGGAGGCGAAAGGCAGAGACTGGCCATCGGACGATCCATGGTTTCGGATCCTGACCTGTTACTGCTGGATGAACCTTTTTCGGCCCTGGATGCCATGACCAGAGAAAGGCTTCAGGATAATTTATGGCAACTGCAGCACAAGGGGCCCTCCCACTCTTGCGGGCTGACAGTCGTCCTTGTTACCCACAGTATCGAAGAGGCTGTTTTTCTCAGCGACCGGATTCATATCATGGACGATCAGGGAGGAATCCGGTCCCTGTCAAATAAGACATCGGGTCCCGGGAGCAGGATGGATGCATCCTACTTTGAAGCCTGTGTTCTTTTAAGAAAGCAGTTTGAGCTTCATTCCAGGGGGAAAATATGA
- a CDS encoding ABC transporter permease, producing the protein MKKMLPPLVLLIALWWCSSLIIDKPFFPTPDRVVLEMVQQFLMGDLTSHLMTSLFRVFAALVFSFFPALFLGIAAGRSPGFDSLISPAVYLLYPVPKVALLPIILLFLGLGNFSKIFFVSLVVFFQFYLNLRDETAGISRQYFDSLTSLGGSKRNELRHIILPALMPRIFSSLRMTLGTAIAILFLAETFATRRGIGWYIMDAWSRIAYTEMYTGILALSLAGFLLFLILDLSETFFCRWK; encoded by the coding sequence ATGAAGAAAATGCTCCCACCTCTTGTCCTTCTCATCGCCCTTTGGTGGTGCAGTTCCCTGATCATTGACAAGCCTTTTTTTCCAACGCCTGATCGCGTTGTTCTGGAAATGGTGCAACAGTTCCTTATGGGGGATTTGACATCACATTTGATGACCTCCCTCTTTAGAGTCTTTGCCGCGCTTGTTTTTTCATTCTTTCCTGCTCTTTTTCTGGGGATTGCCGCCGGAAGGAGCCCCGGTTTTGATTCCCTTATCAGCCCGGCAGTTTATCTCCTGTATCCCGTACCCAAGGTAGCCCTTCTTCCCATCATCCTCCTCTTTTTGGGACTGGGAAATTTTTCCAAGATATTCTTTGTTTCTCTCGTTGTTTTCTTTCAGTTCTATCTGAATCTGAGGGACGAAACAGCGGGTATCAGCCGTCAGTATTTTGATTCTCTCACATCTTTGGGAGGGAGTAAGAGGAATGAGTTAAGGCATATCATCCTCCCGGCTTTGATGCCCCGTATTTTTTCATCCCTTAGAATGACCCTGGGTACTGCCATTGCCATCCTTTTTTTGGCAGAGACCTTTGCCACCAGGAGAGGGATCGGCTGGTACATCATGGATGCCTGGTCTCGCATCGCCTATACGGAGATGTATACGGGCATACTGGCCTTGAGTCTGGCGGGATTTTTGCTTTTTTTGATCCTTGATCTCTCAGAAACCTTTTTCTGTCGCTGGAAATAA
- a CDS encoding 4Fe-4S dicluster domain-containing protein, producing MSVKENKILNTAITRRDFLKFTGLGTVGAAAASWLLPGCQSKDIKIFETADGMIIHEAARCTGCLICESTCSVGNDGKASQITARIKVSQNLAYGPDGVRGDWVHGKGENGNFTMTADTCRQCEQPACALACPQGAIFQQEATGAREVDPEKCVGCGTCTRACPWGIPTLDPETNISTKCILCHGYTACVKDCPTGALSYVSWEDALKNYKKHFQV from the coding sequence GTGTCCGTAAAAGAAAACAAAATCCTAAATACGGCCATTACGCGCCGAGACTTTCTTAAGTTTACAGGACTTGGAACAGTCGGAGCCGCTGCAGCATCCTGGTTACTACCCGGATGTCAATCCAAAGATATCAAGATATTCGAAACAGCAGATGGTATGATTATTCATGAAGCTGCCCGTTGTACTGGTTGTCTCATATGTGAGTCTACCTGTTCTGTTGGAAATGACGGAAAAGCGAGTCAGATTACCGCACGTATCAAAGTCAGTCAGAATCTGGCTTATGGACCCGACGGAGTCAGAGGGGACTGGGTTCATGGAAAGGGTGAAAATGGTAATTTTACCATGACCGCCGATACATGCCGTCAGTGTGAACAACCCGCCTGCGCTTTAGCCTGTCCGCAGGGAGCTATATTTCAGCAGGAAGCTACTGGCGCACGTGAAGTTGATCCTGAGAAATGTGTCGGCTGCGGAACTTGTACCCGCGCCTGTCCCTGGGGAATCCCCACACTGGATCCGGAAACCAATATTTCTACAAAATGTATTCTCTGTCACGGCTACACAGCTTGTGTCAAAGATTGTCCTACCGGGGCTCTTTCCTATGTTTCATGGGAAGACGCACTCAAGAACTATAAAAAACACTTTCAGGTTTAA